A stretch of bacterium DNA encodes these proteins:
- a CDS encoding MFS transporter, with translation MPDSRKAPDFLTAGQLFRLSALWLGLQFFWTTQQLAVMPGFAKHFAEIEFGAGHVGWYYGLLKSCGAVVVMAVQLTIGFISDHAHSKMGRRRPFILYGTLSGCLAILFFLFAPGYWWLFLAYMLIEATINVASVPFQSLLPDLVPEKQHSQAGASMGFLHLSGNLLAVLSLAGVAFAFGDDLFAGYRGIFGWLYPAFLVATMLIVVLSVDETGWARHAAVKIEGAFREVAILPGTVVRFAKTAPTLLGSIIADYRKIELRSQSNLMFLWASRFLIYLGYVSFSSWIYFYAHYNLDGEEWLRSLGVAEEKIPGFSSMVFPALLLVFILGGLAGNRASVPLSLRLGKKWVIAAGLVVGGTMLVPLILTHSVWVAMASGLAIGAGFFAFVAADWAFACTLMPKNKAGSYMGIWDVSTLLPQVIAPVIAGRIRDVVFGANLSRLGEAGAWALSNKWVFASILVWFALGLVVLVWVREQRTGMRPANPVCNV, from the coding sequence GTGCCCGATTCCCGCAAGGCGCCCGATTTTCTCACCGCCGGACAGCTGTTCCGGCTTTCCGCGCTTTGGCTAGGGCTGCAATTCTTCTGGACGACGCAGCAGCTTGCCGTGATGCCGGGCTTCGCCAAGCATTTCGCGGAAATAGAATTCGGCGCCGGTCATGTGGGCTGGTATTACGGATTGCTCAAGTCCTGCGGCGCGGTCGTGGTAATGGCCGTCCAGCTTACGATAGGTTTCATAAGCGATCACGCGCATTCGAAAATGGGCCGCCGCCGTCCGTTCATTCTTTACGGAACGCTTTCGGGCTGCCTGGCGATACTGTTTTTTCTTTTCGCGCCGGGATACTGGTGGCTGTTCCTGGCGTACATGCTCATAGAGGCGACCATAAACGTCGCGTCGGTTCCGTTCCAATCGCTCCTTCCCGATCTCGTGCCCGAAAAACAGCATTCCCAGGCAGGCGCGTCCATGGGATTCCTGCATTTATCGGGCAATTTGCTTGCGGTTCTGTCGCTTGCAGGCGTTGCGTTTGCGTTCGGCGATGATTTGTTCGCAGGGTACAGAGGAATATTCGGATGGCTTTATCCCGCGTTTCTCGTCGCAACGATGCTGATAGTCGTTTTGTCGGTTGACGAAACCGGCTGGGCGCGCCATGCCGCGGTGAAAATCGAGGGAGCGTTTCGCGAGGTCGCCATACTACCCGGCACCGTCGTCCGATTCGCAAAAACCGCGCCTACGCTGCTCGGTTCGATAATCGCGGATTATCGCAAAATCGAACTGCGCAGCCAGTCCAATCTGATGTTTTTGTGGGCATCGCGCTTCTTGATTTATCTCGGGTACGTTTCATTTTCATCGTGGATTTACTTTTACGCGCATTACAATCTGGACGGCGAAGAATGGCTGCGTTCGCTGGGAGTCGCCGAAGAGAAAATTCCCGGATTTTCTTCGATGGTGTTTCCCGCTCTGCTGCTCGTTTTCATCCTGGGCGGGCTTGCCGGAAACCGCGCAAGCGTCCCCCTGTCCCTCCGGTTGGGAAAAAAATGGGTTATTGCGGCCGGGCTTGTCGTAGGCGGGACGATGCTCGTACCGTTGATTCTCACGCACAGCGTTTGGGTGGCGATGGCGTCCGGCCTTGCAATCGGCGCGGGATTCTTCGCGTTCGTCGCTGCGGACTGGGCTTTCGCATGCACGCTCATGCCCAAAAACAAGGCCGGCAGCTACATGGGCATTTGGGATGTATCCACGCTTCTGCCGCAGGTTATAGCGCCGGTCATAGCCGGTCGCATCAGGGACGTGGTTTTCGGCGCCAACCTGTCCCGCCTTGGTGAAGCCGGCGCATGGGCGTTGTCGAACAAGTGGGTGTTCGCCTCGATACTGGTTTGGTTCGCTTTGGGGCTCGTGGTTCTTGTATGGGTTCGGGAGCAGCGTACGGGGATGCGGCCGGCTAATCCAGTTTGTAACGTTTGA
- a CDS encoding 1-acyl-sn-glycerol-3-phosphate acyltransferase — protein sequence MVATSQFSRRKPPRYKFRPPRHVPFFMWLARRIAGCYLRWYMKIIRVEVADDGLDILESLRGQRVIFTPNHPTSDPAVLYVLSGRLNMNFVWMAARELFENAVQGALMANIGVFSVDRGRRDEDALRAAREVVMSGKNWLVIFPEGTNHQLHDEILPFLPGAARMGLEALAELEKRGDDLPPVYLLPAALRYYYTGDMRGKAAAILARLERRLGLQSGHKKKWRERLAAISELVMILNERHYGVVPDANMGGEARLERLKEIALRRVAEGLGVEPPDPDSPTRNRVRKLLNVSSEMLHAESEAGGRYARELDAERHERIYQLRSELLRISRFMPLRWDYEIDMPTIENFLDILNLLEKDLLGKDRMWGPRAVMIKVGKPVDLREYLAEFKADPVETSERIMLLIENEVRELLKSTANLMSPLPQTTIFD from the coding sequence TTGGTCGCGACATCGCAATTCAGCCGCAGGAAACCGCCGCGCTACAAATTCCGGCCGCCCCGCCACGTCCCGTTTTTTATGTGGCTCGCCCGCCGCATCGCCGGATGCTATCTGCGCTGGTACATGAAAATCATCCGCGTCGAGGTTGCGGACGACGGCCTGGATATTCTCGAATCGCTGCGCGGGCAGCGTGTCATTTTCACGCCAAACCACCCGACGTCCGATCCCGCGGTTCTTTATGTTTTAAGCGGCAGGCTCAATATGAACTTCGTGTGGATGGCGGCGCGGGAGCTTTTTGAGAACGCGGTGCAGGGGGCGCTGATGGCGAATATCGGCGTGTTTTCGGTTGACCGCGGCAGGCGCGACGAGGACGCGCTTCGCGCGGCGCGCGAAGTCGTGATGAGCGGGAAAAACTGGCTGGTTATATTTCCGGAAGGAACAAACCACCAGCTTCACGACGAAATTCTGCCGTTTCTTCCGGGCGCGGCGCGGATGGGTCTCGAAGCTCTTGCGGAGTTGGAAAAGCGCGGTGATGATTTGCCGCCGGTGTATCTGCTTCCGGCGGCTCTGCGTTATTACTACACCGGAGACATGCGCGGGAAAGCCGCGGCGATACTCGCGCGGCTGGAGCGGCGACTCGGATTGCAAAGCGGCCACAAAAAAAAATGGCGGGAACGGCTCGCGGCGATTTCCGAGCTGGTTATGATACTCAACGAGAGGCATTACGGCGTGGTGCCTGACGCGAACATGGGGGGGGAGGCCAGGTTGGAGCGGCTCAAAGAAATCGCGCTACGGCGCGTGGCGGAGGGGCTTGGGGTGGAGCCGCCGGATCCCGATTCGCCGACCCGGAACCGGGTGCGCAAGCTTCTGAACGTTTCCAGCGAGATGTTGCACGCAGAATCGGAAGCGGGCGGGAGGTACGCGCGCGAACTCGACGCGGAAAGGCACGAGCGAATTTACCAGTTGCGGAGCGAACTTTTGCGCATTTCGCGATTCATGCCGCTTCGGTGGGATTACGAGATAGATATGCCGACAATCGAGAATTTTCTTGACATTCTAAATTTGCTCGAAAAAGATTTGCTCGGCAAGGACAGGATGTGGGGGCCGCGCGCGGTGATGATCAAAGTCGGCAAGCCGGTTGATTTGCGAGAGTATTTGGCGGAGTTCAAAGCCGATCCGGTGGAGACAAGCGAAAGGATAATGCTTCTCATCGAAAACGAGGTGCGCGAGCTATTGAAATCCACGGCGAACCTGATGTCCCCGCTGCCGCAGACGACGATATTTGATTAA
- a CDS encoding right-handed parallel beta-helix repeat-containing protein, producing MFAHAAVVICLSLVFGPGAAAKSADSAGQIVLNVSERFAGQIATIDDPANKGALLIAADGITIELDDYELRSTETDMSAMEGIGVYAKGRKDITIKGGTIAGYKWGIFIEDCENVTIDGVKVESSRMQHNVSTPEKYDTADWLDIWSVEGFEQYGGAVYLKNCKNSTVRNVTAEFQQNGVQLANCRNVTVEKCGLSFNSGWGIHLWNSDNCKIRQNIAEFCQRLEFWQYSAGGDSAGILIQQDSNYNVIEDNSFAHGGDGFFITGQRPYLKPSNFNIVRRNDCRFSPHNGIEATFSRGNKFIDNDCSGSRYGFWLGYSYETIVDGNTIEGCIEDAIAIEHGHKNIITNNRIGFGKVGVRLFSREMPPEIGDDPSQDYEVSGNEFYKMKYGVIVSETARAAITGNKFKRCKIPVYVDDKSSEIVQNGNKIG from the coding sequence ATGTTTGCACATGCTGCAGTAGTAATCTGCTTGTCGCTGGTTTTCGGACCAGGCGCGGCCGCGAAGTCCGCGGATTCCGCGGGCCAAATCGTGCTGAACGTGAGCGAACGGTTCGCCGGCCAAATCGCGACTATCGACGACCCTGCTAATAAGGGCGCGTTGCTGATCGCTGCTGACGGCATAACCATAGAACTCGACGATTACGAACTGCGCTCCACGGAAACCGACATGTCCGCGATGGAAGGCATCGGCGTTTACGCGAAGGGCCGAAAGGACATAACAATCAAAGGCGGAACCATCGCCGGATACAAGTGGGGCATCTTCATCGAAGATTGCGAGAACGTGACTATTGACGGCGTAAAGGTCGAATCCAGCCGGATGCAACACAACGTCTCTACGCCCGAAAAATACGACACCGCGGACTGGCTGGACATCTGGAGTGTCGAGGGATTCGAGCAGTACGGCGGCGCGGTTTACCTAAAAAACTGCAAAAACTCGACGGTGAGAAACGTGACCGCGGAATTCCAGCAGAACGGCGTGCAGCTTGCGAACTGCCGCAACGTTACCGTCGAAAAGTGCGGGCTTTCGTTCAACAGCGGCTGGGGAATCCACTTGTGGAACAGCGACAACTGCAAGATCAGGCAGAACATAGCCGAATTCTGCCAGCGTCTGGAATTCTGGCAGTACAGCGCGGGCGGGGACAGCGCGGGGATTCTGATACAGCAGGATTCGAATTACAATGTTATAGAGGACAACTCGTTCGCGCACGGCGGGGACGGATTCTTCATCACCGGCCAGCGCCCGTATCTGAAGCCCAGTAACTTCAACATCGTGCGGCGCAACGACTGCCGGTTCTCGCCGCACAACGGAATCGAGGCGACGTTCAGCCGCGGAAACAAGTTCATAGATAACGACTGCTCCGGCTCGCGGTACGGATTCTGGCTGGGCTACTCGTACGAAACCATCGTTGACGGAAACACAATCGAAGGATGCATCGAGGACGCGATCGCGATCGAGCACGGTCACAAGAACATAATCACGAACAACCGGATCGGATTCGGAAAGGTCGGCGTAAGGCTGTTCTCGCGCGAGATGCCGCCGGAAATCGGCGACGACCCGAGCCAGGATTACGAAGTAAGCGGCAACGAGTTCTACAAGATGAAATACGGCGTGATCGTAAGCGAGACCGCGCGCGCGGCGATAACCGGCAACAAGTTCAAGCGCTGCAAGATTCCTGTGTACGTGGACGACAAGTCGAGCGAAATAGTGCAGAACGGAAACAAGATCGGTTGA
- a CDS encoding class I SAM-dependent RNA methyltransferase codes for MEVANQEGGVIAPFRGVVERLGWGGVGVARLFDGRIVLLDSQLAIFPGEEVEAEVCMKARHGEGRITRIIRPDPQRIAPKCPVAESCGGCDLWGASRLDASKLKLEMIDDLVRRNLGNWFKFEWHPAPKDALRHRIQLHWDGFRLGFHRRGTNAIVEVDSCPMAAGVLSAAIPALKKALLLHDLPNEPARWELSTGTPAGKVYAVKNGVGEIYEIVDSGWKINSRGRNVHEFPGARMEQNPKSFFQVCPSWAWQAFGRVFSSWDLSGQVLFDLFGGTGFFSKMLAPKFGIIVLVEKWKFSAQDARRNLRGLPAEIVNAPLNQWLKFCKGSPSSTVIVDPPRKGLNEFETKKLGKFKASNLVYVGCDGATFFRDVRELSKKWRLSSLAVIDLFPNTVHAEFVALFNRPQRLGPVKRRELRPLAGPPVPLQE; via the coding sequence TTGGAAGTAGCTAACCAAGAGGGCGGAGTAATCGCTCCTTTCCGCGGCGTTGTCGAGCGCTTGGGCTGGGGAGGAGTCGGCGTTGCGCGCCTGTTTGACGGGCGCATCGTTCTTTTGGATTCCCAGCTCGCGATTTTCCCCGGCGAAGAAGTCGAGGCAGAAGTTTGCATGAAGGCCAGGCACGGAGAAGGGCGAATTACAAGGATAATCCGTCCCGATCCGCAAAGAATCGCCCCCAAATGCCCCGTTGCGGAATCCTGCGGCGGGTGCGACCTTTGGGGGGCGTCAAGGCTGGACGCATCCAAGCTGAAGCTGGAAATGATTGATGACCTGGTAAGGCGCAACTTGGGCAACTGGTTCAAGTTCGAGTGGCATCCCGCGCCGAAGGACGCGCTGAGGCATCGAATTCAGCTTCACTGGGACGGATTCCGGCTCGGTTTTCACCGTCGCGGAACCAACGCCATAGTGGAAGTCGATTCCTGCCCGATGGCCGCGGGGGTGCTTTCGGCCGCGATTCCCGCGCTTAAGAAGGCGCTTTTGCTGCACGACCTTCCGAACGAACCCGCAAGGTGGGAACTCTCTACGGGCACTCCTGCGGGAAAAGTTTACGCCGTTAAAAACGGAGTAGGAGAAATTTACGAGATAGTGGATTCAGGCTGGAAAATCAATTCCCGCGGCCGCAACGTGCACGAATTTCCCGGCGCTCGAATGGAGCAGAATCCAAAGTCGTTTTTCCAGGTTTGCCCGTCCTGGGCGTGGCAGGCTTTCGGCAGGGTATTCAGTTCCTGGGACTTGTCCGGCCAAGTGTTATTCGATCTTTTCGGCGGCACGGGATTTTTCTCCAAAATGCTCGCGCCCAAATTCGGGATTATCGTGCTTGTGGAGAAATGGAAGTTCTCCGCACAGGATGCCCGCAGGAACCTGCGCGGTCTTCCGGCCGAGATCGTGAACGCCCCTCTGAACCAATGGCTCAAATTTTGCAAAGGCTCGCCTTCTTCAACGGTGATTGTTGATCCGCCGCGCAAGGGGCTGAACGAATTCGAGACAAAAAAACTGGGAAAGTTCAAGGCGAGCAACCTGGTTTACGTGGGATGCGACGGCGCGACGTTTTTCAGGGACGTGCGCGAGCTGTCCAAAAAGTGGCGGCTGAGTTCGCTCGCGGTAATCGACCTCTTCCCCAACACGGTTCATGCCGAGTTCGTGGCGCTGTTCAACCGGCCGCAGAGATTGGGCCCGGTTAAGAGGCGGGAATTACGTCCGCTGGCCGGCCCGCCCGTTCCGCTGCAGGAGTAG